One Heptranchias perlo isolate sHepPer1 chromosome 31, sHepPer1.hap1, whole genome shotgun sequence DNA segment encodes these proteins:
- the phyhd1 gene encoding phytanoyl-CoA dioxygenase domain-containing protein 1, whose protein sequence is MDAAELGTAFRKDGFVAIEGFFTAEECDSLRARMSNIIDEMDVPQHLHTEFSTHEEEQHKLQGSADYFLTSGDKIRFFFEKGVFDSKGDFLVPKQESLNKIGHALHALEPIFKNLTCSPKVQEVARKLDLQEPVIVQSMYIFKQPRIGGEVNPHQDATFLYTEPLSSLIGFWIALEDATEENGCLWFIPGSHTAGITRRMLRTPKGEYPLTKFIGKERDYPADEFIPVPVKKGGLVLIHGEVVHKSALNTSDKSRHAYTFHLMESRNTQWSEENWLQPTPELPFPLLYT, encoded by the exons ATGGACGCTGCTGAACTCGGCACGGCG TTTAGGAAAGATGGCTTTGTTGCAATTGAAGGTTTTTTCACAGCTGAGGAGTGTGACTCCTTGAGAGCACGGATGTCAAACATTATTGATGAGATGGACGTTCCCCAACACCTTCATACTGAATTCTCGACTCACGAAGAGGAGCAGCATAAATTACAG GGAAGCGCTGACTACTTCCTGACAAGTGGGGACAAAATTCGATTCTTCTTTGAAAAAGGAGTGTTTGATAGCAAAG gTGACTTCCTTGTACCAAAGCAGGAATCCTTAAATAAAATTGGACACG CTCTTCATGCCTTGGAGCCTATATTCAAAAATCTCACGTGTTCACCCAAAGTGCAG GAAGTGGCCCGGAAGTTGGATCTACAGGAACCTGTCATTGTGCAGAGCATGTACATCTTCAAG CAACCAAGGATTGGTGGTGAAG TGAACCCTCATCAGGATGCCACCTTCCTATATACGGAACCTCTCAGCTCCCTTATAGGTTTTTGGATTGCGCTGGAGGATGCAACTGAGGAGAATGGCTGCCTTTGGTTCATTCCCGGCTCCCACACAG CTGGTATTACACGAAGGATGTTACGCACCCCAAAAGGAGAGTATCCGCTGACCAAATTTATCGGAAAGGAACGTGATTATCCGGCTGATGAATTCATCCCTGTTCCAGTTAAGAAAG GGGGGCTTGTCCTCATTCATGGAGAAGTTGTGCACAAAAGTGCTTTAAACACGTCTGATAAATCTCGACATGCCTACACTTTCCACTTGATGGAATCCCGGAATACTCAATGGAGTGAGGAGAACTG GTTGCAGCCAACTCCAGAACTACCATTCCCACTTCTGTACACTTAA